In Pirellula sp. SH-Sr6A, the DNA window AAGTATCTGGTCCGAGCCAGCCAGGAATGGCGAGCCCGAAACGAGGCGATCGGGATCTACGAACAAATTGTTACGGCTCTTGAAACCGGCGATATTCGACGCGTCGCCAATCTTACTACCAAAAACTTCACAGAGCCCCTTCAGACCATTATCCCGTGGTGCACCAATCGGTTCACCGATCGCATGATCGAACAATGCCGCGAGCGGTGGGGAGAGCAGTTCTGGGGCTTTCTCATGCTCGGCGGGATGTCGGGAGGCGGCATGGGATTCTTCTTCGACCCCTCCGTGCAAGACGCCGCGAGACCTTGGCTGCTTCGATCCCTGGTCGAAACCAAACAAGCCATGGAAACGCAATTACCTTTTGCCATGGATCCAATCGTTTACGAGTTTTCCATTCAGGAAAAAGGTTCATGGGCCAAGCTGCTATCCGGCGATGAGGCCATGATGCCCGATGGTTATTATTCAATCGTTGCACCGAAGTGGATCCGGCGTGAAATACGAGACCTCACCCCGCAGGTCCAACGGGAATTGGGACGCTTGAACCATCTGTGCCGAATGGAAAGCGAAAAAGCAAAATGGCTACTAGATCGGATCATGCCACAGCAAAATCAACGGGGTGAGTCGGCCGCTGAATTGCGTGAACGACTGCAGTACCATGGCTTTGACCGGGAAGTGCATGAACAAATTCGAACCGATCTATTGGGAGGCCGCATCGGACTTTCCGAAAATAGGCTTCCGCCCCAATCGATCATTGAAGATGTCTCGCGCGACGACATCATCGACCTTCGAGACATTCCTGTTGCTCCGGCCGCTTTGATTCGAAGCGGGGAGGGTTCGGTGGGCGCCAAAGCTATTTTGGAGAACCAAGTCGCTGTGGTTACACTCGCTGCGGGGGTCGGATCTCGTTGGACAGGAGGCGCGGGAGTCGTCAAAGGGCTTCATCCATTTTGCCGATTGGCAGGCCAGCACCGAAGCTTTATCGAAGTCCATCTCGCAAAGAGCAGGCAAACGTCCCGCCGATTTGGAGCCAATATTCCGCACGTCTTTACCACGGGATATCTCACACATGGTCCGATCGAACGCCATCTCAGCGACGTCAAAAACTATCGTTATCCAGGCCCCGTCCACCTCTCGAGAGGCCTCTCGGTCGGGCTGAGAATGGTCCCTACGGTGCGAGACCTCCAATTCCTCTGGCAAGAAATGGCGCACCAAACACTAGACGAGCAACAGCAAAAGGTTCGAGAGAGCGCGCATGCAGCGATTATCGGTTGGGCTCAAACAGCCGGCGAAGCATCCGATTACACCGACAATATTCCAGAACAGTGCATGCATCCTGTCGGCCATTGGTACGAGATTCCAAACATGCTTCGGAACGGATTGTTGCACCGAATGCTCGTAGAGCAACCCAGCTTGCAATATTTGCTACTCCATAACATCGACACCCTCGGAGCCAATATCGATCCATTGGTGCTCAGCAAACACATCGAATCGAACGCCTGCCTGAGCTTCGAAGTCATTTCGCGTCGTGTGGATGACCGAGGGGGTGGGTTGGCTCTCGTCGACGGCAAACGTCGTTTGGTCGAAGGCATGGCGATGCCGTCCGATCAGGACGAATTCAAACTCTCGTTCTATTCCTCGATGACGACTTGGATCAGTATCGACCGGCTTTTGCAAGCCTTCGAGCTGAAGCGATCTGACTTGGGCAACTCCGACCAGGTCGAGGAAGCAGTCCGAGCATTCGGTCAACGCCTTCCCACCTACATCACCATTAAAGATGTGAAAAAGCGATGGGGATTAGGGCAGGAAGATGTGTTCCCTGTCTCCCAATTCGAGAAGATTTGGGGGGATATGAGCAGCCTTCCTTCGATCGCGTGCGAGTACATTGCGGTCCCCGCCGTGCGAGGACAACAGCTCAAAGATCCTGGACAACTCGACGGCTGGGTGCGAGATGGTTCCGCCGACACCATCGAAAGAATGTGTGATTTCTCTTGAAGGGGCATCGATCCATCGCCCTCTAACCGATTCGAGTGCAAAGCAAGATTTGTAGGAACGATCCCTCCGGACGCTGAACATACCGATTGATCAACCAGCTATTCGCATCGATCGGGTGAGGAGCACCCACATAACCCCCGTGCCAACAAGGTTCTTTGATCTGCCGCCCCATCGCATCCGTAAACTCCACCTCTTCGATTCGGTGCATCGATTTGTCCAAGAGACTTAGAATGTGGATGCTCCCATGCGAAACCACAGCAATCCGCTCGGTGATGGGATCGTAGCTAAAGGACTCCGCCACACCGTATTCCAAATCGGTCAGAGGAGTGCATGCCCCCGAAACCAAATCGACTTCGATCACCTGGGGCAACCCGCGATCGTCGCGCCACAGGCTGAAGATACACCCCCGCTGAGGATCGGCGACTAACCAGTGCCGAGGGCCCTGAATTCCTGGATATTTGCGGTCGGTCAGTTGTGTCAGTCGAGTGATCCGTACCATCGACTCCCATCGCGAATGAAAGTCTTGCTCTGCCGATTCCGAGCGACTCCCTTCCGCGATCAGCTCGCGAAGCTCTGTGTCCGAGGGGAGATGAGCCAGGAAGATTTCTTGGATCCGTTCGTCCGACTGCGGACTGCGCCATACCGTTCCCAAGAAGGCGATTCGATCATTCCCCACCCAGCATTCTTCGAGGGCTTGCAATATCCCGTACCGAGTCGGGGGCCTGCATACGAGAAAGCTGGCCGATTGCCCGATAAAGTTCTCCGCTTGGTCCGAGACCGCCGAAGCCCCCCACGCGGGAGGAGCGAGTCGCAGCGAACTGAAGCCGACGGTTCGAGGCATATCGGGAGTGAGCGCGTCGTTGTAGGTGAAACTGACTCGGTTGCCATCAGGGCTCCAGCTGTGGGCATGGGTTCCTCCCGATAGTTCACCCAAACGGGGGTGCCGCTGCAGCACACGTTGCTCCAAGGCACCGATGCGCGAGGAGGCTTGATCCCAAATCGCTCCGAACCGACGTGCGGCACCGTAAGGTCTTTCGCTATTGCAGTTGTTCACTCCATGAATGAAGACCACTCGATTCTCATGGGGATGGCAAGCAGCCGCACCGACACCCGGCCCGAATGCGGATTGGGTCGGGGTCTCGTAAAGCGTTTCGATCGATCCTGTTGGAAGGTGGATCCGTGAAATCGTTTGAGTCGAAGCGATCTGTGGGTCACCATTCCTTCCATCGAAGATTGCCCATTGCCTGTCCGGCGAAAGGACTTGCCTCCGATTCAGCGTATGCCCCGCCGGTCGATCGGTCAGAAGTCGAATGGAAGCCTGGAAAGTTGGGATGGACGACATGAACAAGCCCCGGGGCCATAGGGAATGGGTCTGCTATCGCTCGACGCGATGCCAGAAACAGAGAGCCCGATTTGGAAAGTACGGTGAGGATATAAGGGACCGTGGAAACCGCGGATTCTGGAGATCGGATTTTGAAGCCCCGATTCTGGAGTACAATGTGGTGCCGGCGGCAGTGGATTCCTAAGGAAGGTTGACTCACACCGCCGAAGCGTTCCCCCCCCACGTTTTACCCTCGATTGGATTTTAGGACTATATGAACTCGCCTGCAGCCGATGCGATGGAGTCCCCCGATGTTGCGCAGGCCGAACGGTTGCAAAGTGCGATGGCAAAGGTGCGGAAACAAGTCGCCAATGCCATCGTGGGTCAAGACAAAACCGTCGAACAATTGCTGATCGCCATCTTGGCCGGCGGCCATTGCTTGCTCGAAGGAGTGCCTGGATTGGCCAAGACGCTTATGGTCCGGTCGCTCGCTCAAGCCATGGAGCTACAGTTCCAGAGGATTCAGTTCACACCCGATCTCATGCCGGCCGACATCACAGGTACCGACATCATCCAGCAAGCCAACGACGGCCAGCGGCATCTCGTCTTCGAGAAAGGGCCCGTCTTCACGCAGATCCTGCTCGCGGATGAAATCAACCGCACCCCTCCGAAAACGCAAGCCGCATTGCTCGAAGCAATGCAAGAGCACTCGGTTACCGTCGGAGGAAAGCATTACCAACTGCAAGAGCCTTTTTTCGTCCTCGCAACGCAAAATCCGATTGAACAGGAGGGGACCTACCCCCTCCCTGAAGCACAGCGTGATCGATTTCTCTTTCAAACGATCGTCGATTATCCAACACGCGATCAAGAAGCCGCTATCATCGACTTGACCACCGGTTCGAAAAGCTCCTCCATCACTCCTGTCGTCAACGGCGAAGATATCATCGCCTTCCAAAAACTCGTGCGCCTCGTACCATTGCCCGAATCGGTGAAGCAGCTTGTTCTGAACATCGTCCGATCGCTACGTCCCAATGATTCCGACGCTCCGAAATGGGTTCCTGGGTTGGTGCAGTGGGGCCCGGGACCGCGTGCGAGTCAACAGTTGGTGATGGCGAGCAAGGCGCGCGCTCTTCTGTCCGGCCGCTACCATGTCACGACAGAAGATTTGGTCGCGCTCGCCCCGCCTGTATTGCGTCATCGAATTGTTCCTACGTTCAGCGCTCAAGCCGAGGGGATCACGTCCGATGCCATCATCGCAAAATTGCTTGAGCAATTGGTCCGACGATAATCTCATTCGATTTGGACCATAACTGTGAAGAATCCCCTTCTGCGATGGCTCACTCCCACCGACATGACACGTGTCGGGTCGCTGCAACTCTTGGCGCGTCAAGTCGTCGAAGGAGTACGGGGTGGGATTCACCGTTCACGGCATACGGGAGCTAGTGTTGATTTCAAAGAGCACCGCCCCTATGTGACGGGGGACGAAATCCGCACGATCGATTGGAAGCTCTTCGGAAAGACGGACCGCCTGTACATCCGACAGTACGAAGATGAAACCAATCTACGTTGCACACTTTTGATCGACCAAAGCGGTTCGATGCGTTACGCGGGACAACAGTCTGCCGGTTTGAGCAAACACGAGTATGCGGTCCGGCTCGCTGCATGCATGGCTTATTTACTGGTGTCCCAGCAGGACGCGGTGGGGGTAGCAACGTTTGATGCTAAGATCCGGCTCTTTCTCCCGCCGAAGAATCAGCCCGGCCATCTCCACCACATCATGGAACTCCTCGCGCAATCCACTCCTGAGGGTGAAGCGGATTGGGGGCAGACCACCGAAGAGTTTTTACGTCGCAGCAAACGTCGAGGTTTGGTAATTGTCCTCTCCGACACCTTTAGCGACGCAGACTCGGTGGTGAAATCTCTGGCGCTGCTCCGGAGCAATCAACAGGAGGTCGTCCTATTTCAAATTGTCGACGAGGACGAACTGGAGTTTCCTTTTCAACAGAGAACGATGTTTCGGTCTCTGGAGCTGGCGACCGACGAACAAATCGTGGAACCCGCCACCATCCGAGCTCGGTATCTCGAAAATCTCGCTTCCCACCAAGAGACGATTCGAAAGGGATGCGAACAGAATGGTGTGGACTTGATTTCGTTGACCACCGTCCAGTCCTATAGCGAAGCCATCCAGCGGTACCTAGCGCGGCGAAGAGGGGCTCGATGACGTTCCTCAATGCGATCTTGGCGATGGGAGCAACAGCCTTTGTCTTGCCCCTCGTGATCCATCTCCTCTATCGGAGCCGATTCCGTGTGGTCGAGTGGGGGGCGATGCGCTTTCTGCAGGCAACTCGCAGCTCGAATTCCAGACGCTTTCAACTCAAACAGTGGCTTCTCCTATTGCTCCGATGCCTGATACCGGTTTTCCTAGCGCTCGCGATGTCCCGACCTCTCATGCAATCCTGGAGTTCAGGGGGCCTGGGCAGTTCCCTTTCCCTCGCAATCCTTTTGGACGACTCGGTCTCCATGCAGGCGCTGCGAGAGGATAGTACCACGCGCTGGAACTATGCGCTGAGCCAGATCGCACAGCTTCGTGAAGAGCTGCCGGAAAACGCTCGCGTCGCCGTGGTTCTTGCGGGAACACCACCCCGAATCATCGAAACGGAAACCAGAGCCGACTTGGCGAATTGGTTGCGAGCAGCTCGCGAGAATCCCTCGATTGCGGGAAGCCTCGATTCCGAGAATTCTCAGTCACTAGCCCTCGAATGGCTTGGTCGGCAACAAACCTCTTCCCGATTTATGCTCCTGGCGACTGACTTGGAAGAGAAAGATTGGGCGGCAAAAGAAGAATCGTGGACGAGATTTGCGGATCGTCTTTCAGAACAAATTGTTGCGCCCAAGTTTTCGCTGCTTCATACTGCGGATGCATTATTCGAGCCAACCGAACAGCGATTGCTACGAAATGGGAGCATCTATGTTCGGGAAACGTCTCCCAGATGGGTTACTCCTAACGAACCAATAGAGTTGAAAGCGGTTGTCTTCAACGATAGTCATGAGGCTTGCAATGACACCCCAATTCGTTTGTTCATCGACGGGAAAGAGGTGGAGGAGCAGCGTATAAGCTTAGGGCCAAATAGCCAAACAGAAGTCACCTTCAGGTGGACACCGTCCGAGACTCGCGAGTACTTGGCCCGTATCGCGATGGACTTGGACGACCGTTTGCGATTCGACAACGACTCCTATATTTCCCTGCGTGTCCTTTCTCCGGTTCGCGTCATGCTGGTCGATGGGGATCGAAAGCCCGAGAAGATGGCGAGCGAAAGCGACTATCTCAAGCTAGCGTTGGCACCCTTCTCGCAGTTGGCGACTGGGAGATCGGACCCCTTCGAGTGCACGGTCGTCGGTCCCAACGAATGGGGCGAGGCCCAAATCCAGAACTCGGAAGTGATTGTACTTTGCAACGTTCCGAATCTCACCGAGAGCCAGTCCTCGATCTTGGCCAACTGGGTCCAAAGAGGGGGAGGCCTTTTGGTTTTCCCGGGCGACCGAACCAATGGAGAGGCTTGGAATCGTTTGCCTCTTCTAGAGCACGGAGGGATCCGGAGCACGGAGGTAAAACCTCGGTGGATTGCGGAGTCAGCGCTACCTCTCGCCCCAGGTGCGAGCAATCCCTTATCGCCTGTCGAGTCGGATGAGAAGATCGCTATCGACACCGACAGTTTCCAGTGGAGCAAGCTGCGAGAGCTTTCCAGACCTAGCCTCGAATCGCTCCGAGACACGCTGATCGAAGCCTACACCCCGATCAC includes these proteins:
- a CDS encoding BatA domain-containing protein codes for the protein MTFLNAILAMGATAFVLPLVIHLLYRSRFRVVEWGAMRFLQATRSSNSRRFQLKQWLLLLLRCLIPVFLALAMSRPLMQSWSSGGLGSSLSLAILLDDSVSMQALREDSTTRWNYALSQIAQLREELPENARVAVVLAGTPPRIIETETRADLANWLRAARENPSIAGSLDSENSQSLALEWLGRQQTSSRFMLLATDLEEKDWAAKEESWTRFADRLSEQIVAPKFSLLHTADALFEPTEQRLLRNGSIYVRETSPRWVTPNEPIELKAVVFNDSHEACNDTPIRLFIDGKEVEEQRISLGPNSQTEVTFRWTPSETREYLARIAMDLDDRLRFDNDSYISLRVLSPVRVMLVDGDRKPEKMASESDYLKLALAPFSQLATGRSDPFECTVVGPNEWGEAQIQNSEVIVLCNVPNLTESQSSILANWVQRGGGLLVFPGDRTNGEAWNRLPLLEHGGIRSTEVKPRWIAESALPLAPGASNPLSPVESDEKIAIDTDSFQWSKLRELSRPSLESLRDTLIEAYTPITDSLPKGSQVVAKLSNGDAWIVRSTLGRGTVLWFSFSCDRSDSNLPSRAAFVPLVQRIVSDAAERDARSALLAPGEPWSIPNPPPREISTAGQVQDGLRESLTVIDPFAAMREWQGSEWLDTRQQGVYEAKWKQGPLEVRSLAVVDSRVGEAEDQRESRLLPWSPNSAKTWLEERNWPVSQSTSDYLTAMRADFLGREIWSWFWIGAVLCFLAEMAIEQSYRSKRGTKAKAIRRASEVPSR
- a CDS encoding UTP--glucose-1-phosphate uridylyltransferase, encoding MNTHSASIWIETITSEVDSVRNRTLEELCGNLDAHGLLDAAYELDRFRRSASNLYHRVRAHFFLAALYRYYLPPSFPESSAGLLPYEAYQHILGRRFPEAIDQLLAVQRHQGPTVAIASALSRAYHQLGIQTLADQVKRSVRTVRGNQWMFRIGHPNEHPLRLNQSLLRSHTNQGDFPILTEKTSVRMDFSHSGWSDIFFLGMDFPEGAKVLNASIHLGVYGRDSQPQPPVEAYLRVIDRPVLRLVSTDLGAEAEITEIDEVFDFAKDYLGLLKGALIASGVVPPAMEGCHRKMSELLATLIGKEGLGLELVSRVNNIPKGSRLAVSTNLLGCLISVLMRATQQVGRLTGELEVVDQRLITARAILGEWLGGSGGGWQDSGGIWPGIKRIEGVLAQEGDPEFGISRGRLLPRHTVLDAKRIPRESLDALQKSLILVYGGMAQNVGPILEMVTEKYLVRASQEWRARNEAIGIYEQIVTALETGDIRRVANLTTKNFTEPLQTIIPWCTNRFTDRMIEQCRERWGEQFWGFLMLGGMSGGGMGFFFDPSVQDAARPWLLRSLVETKQAMETQLPFAMDPIVYEFSIQEKGSWAKLLSGDEAMMPDGYYSIVAPKWIRREIRDLTPQVQRELGRLNHLCRMESEKAKWLLDRIMPQQNQRGESAAELRERLQYHGFDREVHEQIRTDLLGGRIGLSENRLPPQSIIEDVSRDDIIDLRDIPVAPAALIRSGEGSVGAKAILENQVAVVTLAAGVGSRWTGGAGVVKGLHPFCRLAGQHRSFIEVHLAKSRQTSRRFGANIPHVFTTGYLTHGPIERHLSDVKNYRYPGPVHLSRGLSVGLRMVPTVRDLQFLWQEMAHQTLDEQQQKVRESAHAAIIGWAQTAGEASDYTDNIPEQCMHPVGHWYEIPNMLRNGLLHRMLVEQPSLQYLLLHNIDTLGANIDPLVLSKHIESNACLSFEVISRRVDDRGGGLALVDGKRRLVEGMAMPSDQDEFKLSFYSSMTTWISIDRLLQAFELKRSDLGNSDQVEEAVRAFGQRLPTYITIKDVKKRWGLGQEDVFPVSQFEKIWGDMSSLPSIACEYIAVPAVRGQQLKDPGQLDGWVRDGSADTIERMCDFS
- a CDS encoding AAA family ATPase, whose product is MNSPAADAMESPDVAQAERLQSAMAKVRKQVANAIVGQDKTVEQLLIAILAGGHCLLEGVPGLAKTLMVRSLAQAMELQFQRIQFTPDLMPADITGTDIIQQANDGQRHLVFEKGPVFTQILLADEINRTPPKTQAALLEAMQEHSVTVGGKHYQLQEPFFVLATQNPIEQEGTYPLPEAQRDRFLFQTIVDYPTRDQEAAIIDLTTGSKSSSITPVVNGEDIIAFQKLVRLVPLPESVKQLVLNIVRSLRPNDSDAPKWVPGLVQWGPGPRASQQLVMASKARALLSGRYHVTTEDLVALAPPVLRHRIVPTFSAQAEGITSDAIIAKLLEQLVRR
- a CDS encoding DUF3748 domain-containing protein, whose product is MSSIPTFQASIRLLTDRPAGHTLNRRQVLSPDRQWAIFDGRNGDPQIASTQTISRIHLPTGSIETLYETPTQSAFGPGVGAAACHPHENRVVFIHGVNNCNSERPYGAARRFGAIWDQASSRIGALEQRVLQRHPRLGELSGGTHAHSWSPDGNRVSFTYNDALTPDMPRTVGFSSLRLAPPAWGASAVSDQAENFIGQSASFLVCRPPTRYGILQALEECWVGNDRIAFLGTVWRSPQSDERIQEIFLAHLPSDTELRELIAEGSRSESAEQDFHSRWESMVRITRLTQLTDRKYPGIQGPRHWLVADPQRGCIFSLWRDDRGLPQVIEVDLVSGACTPLTDLEYGVAESFSYDPITERIAVVSHGSIHILSLLDKSMHRIEEVEFTDAMGRQIKEPCWHGGYVGAPHPIDANSWLINRYVQRPEGSFLQILLCTRIG
- a CDS encoding DUF58 domain-containing protein, whose protein sequence is MKNPLLRWLTPTDMTRVGSLQLLARQVVEGVRGGIHRSRHTGASVDFKEHRPYVTGDEIRTIDWKLFGKTDRLYIRQYEDETNLRCTLLIDQSGSMRYAGQQSAGLSKHEYAVRLAACMAYLLVSQQDAVGVATFDAKIRLFLPPKNQPGHLHHIMELLAQSTPEGEADWGQTTEEFLRRSKRRGLVIVLSDTFSDADSVVKSLALLRSNQQEVVLFQIVDEDELEFPFQQRTMFRSLELATDEQIVEPATIRARYLENLASHQETIRKGCEQNGVDLISLTTVQSYSEAIQRYLARRRGAR